A stretch of Malus sylvestris chromosome 11, drMalSylv7.2, whole genome shotgun sequence DNA encodes these proteins:
- the LOC126590798 gene encoding uncharacterized protein LOC126590798 isoform X1 — protein sequence MERYFKRKSTEDNISPSTTDIPESSNENNIESILANLPGDPGLRLRISEYDPNIRDQVRRAYLQRELVQPRTHQFPYTSFAGVQRRFNPKWFDDFPTWLEYSISKNAVFCRSCYLFKLEIPDQAGNDNFTSKGFHNWKKKCRLRVHVGGPNSAHNQALLHCEALMNQNQHIQTIVHKQSDQARIDYRTRLNASLDCIRFLLRQGLAFRGHDESEDSSNKGNFLELLKFLADHNEGIKDVVFKNAPENLKLTSPDIQKDLVYAAACETTNAIMFDIGDDAFFSVLVDESRDISVKEQMVVVLRYVNTNGQVVERFVGIKHVPNTTAISLKEAIDQFFSINGLSISRLRGQGYDGASNMQGEFNGLKTLILKENESAFYIHCFAHQLQLALVAVAKNHIQIGSFFCLVNNVVTIVGASCKRRDMVRERQQTKVMEAIQDYELPSGQGLNQETSLKRASDTRWGSHYGTLVSLVNMFSSVIEVLEMIVDDGVSLDQRGEADILLNLLQSFDFVSSLFLMKEILGITNVLSHALQKKDLDIVSAMALVKACKQQLQAMRDNGWDAWLDKVSSFCGKHDIDIPDMNDIFVARGRSRRRVEKLTNLHHYRVDLFIDVIDKQLQ from the coding sequence ATGGAGAGGTATTTTAAGAGAAAATCAACCGAAGATAACATCTCACCCTCTACAACGGATATTCCTGAAAGTTCAAATGAAAATAACATAGAAAGTATACTGGCAAATCTTCCAGGAGATCCTGGGCTTCGACTCCGGATATCAGAATATGATCCAAATATTAGAGATCAGGTTCGAAGAGCTTATTTACAAAGGGAATTGGTTCAACCTCGAACCCATCAATTTCCATATACTTCATTTGCAGGAGTACAACGCCGTTTCAATCCGAAATGGTTCGATGACTTTCCTACTTGGTTGGAGTATAGCATATCCAAAAATGCTGTTTTTTGTCGAAGTTGTTATCTCTTCAAGCTAGAGATTCCAGACCAAGCAGGTAATGACAATTTTACTAGTAAAGGttttcataattggaagaaaaaatgtCGACTTCGAGTTCATGTTGGAGGCCCTAATAGTGCTCACAACCAAGCTTTACTTCATTGTGAAGCTTTAATGAATCAGAATCAACATATTCAAACAATTGTTCACAAGCAGTCGGATCAAGCACGTATTGATTATCGCACTCGTTTGAATGCATCACTTGATTGCATTCGCTTTTTATTGCGACAAGGTCTTGCTTTTCGCGGTCATGATGAAAGTGAAGATTCAAGCAATAAGGGTAATTTTCTTGAGCTTTTGAAGTTTCTCGCAGATCATAATGAGGGTATTAAAGATGTGGTGTTTAAAAATGCTCCTGAAAATCTCAAGTTAACATCACCTGATATTCAAAAAGATCTTGTGTATGCAGCAGCATGTGAAACCACTAATGCTATCATGTTTGATATTGGTGATGAtgctttcttttctgttttggttgatgaatcgcgTGATATATCAGTCAAGGAGCAAATGGTAGTTGTACTTCGCTATGTGAATACCAACGGACAAGTAGTTGAAAGATTTGTGGGCATAAAGCATGTTCCTAATACCACTGCTATTTCACTTAAAGAGGCAATTGATCAATTCTTCTCTATAAACGGATTAAGCATATCTAGATTGCGTGGACAAGGTTATGATGGGGCTAGCAATATGCAAGGTGAGTTTAATGGCCTTAAGACActtattttgaaagaaaatgaaagtgCATTTTATATTCATTGCTTTGCACATCAACTTCAACTTGCTCTTGTAGCCGTGGcgaaaaatcatattcaaattggCTCTTTTTTCTGCTTGGTTAATAATGTCGTTACTATTGTCGGAGCATCATGTAAACGTCGAGACATGGTTAGAGAAAGACAACAAACCAAAGTTATGGAAGCTATTCAAGATTATGAGCTTCCAAGTGGGCAAGGCTTGAACCAAGAAACTAGTCTTAAACGTGCAAGTGATACACGTTGGGGCTCACACTATGGTACCTTGGTAAGCTTGGTTAATATGTTTTCTTCTGTAATTGAGGTGCTTGAGATGATTGTAGATGATGGTGTAAGTCTTGATCAAAGAGGTGAAGCGGATATTTTGTTGAATCTTTTGCAATCTTTTGATTTTGTCTCTAGTCTCTTtttgatgaaagaaatattggGAATCACAAATGTGTTGTCACATGCATTGCAAAAGAAAGATCTCGATATAGTGAGTGCTATGGCTTTAGTCAAAGCATGTAAGCAACAACTACAAGCGATGAGGGATAATGGATGGGATGCTTGGCTTGATaaagtttcttctttttgtggCAAGCATGATATTGATATTCCTGATATGAATGACATCTTTGTAGCTCGAGGGAGGTCACGACGTAGAGTTGAAAAATTGACAAACCTTCATCACTACCGTGTTGATCTCTTTATTGATGTTATTGATAAGCAACTTCAATAG
- the LOC126590303 gene encoding uncharacterized protein LOC126590303: LNNRFNETSTELLLCVACLSPDDSFSAFDIEKLVRLAKFYPKDFSDMELTLLEDELKNYIFDMRLHNEFSALKGINNLAQKLVETKRDRQYPLVYLLVKLALILPVATASVERAFSVMKIVKNPHRNRMGDQWLNDSLVVYIEKDVYDSISNDVVIRRFQNMRTRRGQL, encoded by the coding sequence TTGAACAATCGTTTTAATGAGACAAGTACAGAGTTGCTTCTTTGTGTTGCATGCTTAAGCCCAGATGACTCATTCTCAGCTTTTGACATTGAAAAGTTAGTTCGACTTGCTAAATTTTATCCAAAGGATTTTTCTGATATGGAGCTCACACTTCTTGAAGATGAACTGAAGAATTATATATTTGATATGCGTTTGCATAATGAATTTTCTGCTTTGAAAGGAATTAATAACCTTGCACAAAAGTTGGTGGAGACAAAGAGGGATAGACAGTATCCCCTGGTGTACTTGCTAGTGAAATTAGCATTGATTTTACCTGTTGCGACTGCTTCAGTTGAAAGAGCTTTTTCGGTGATGAAAATTGTGAAGAATCCACATCGTAATAGGATGGGTGATCAATGGTTGAATGATAGTTTGGTTGTGTACATTGAGAAAGATGTATATGATTCTATTAGTAATGATGTTGTAATACGACGTTTCCAAAATATGAGAACACGTCGTGGACAATTATGA
- the LOC126590798 gene encoding uncharacterized protein LOC126590798 isoform X2 translates to MQVRFREIPKYTKYFGNPELSYIMLLKVFLVLFKTVMERYFKRKSTEDNISPSTTDIPESSNENNIESILANLPGDPGLRLRISEYDPNIRDQVRRAYLQRELVQPRTHQFPYTSFAGVQRRFNPKWFDDFPTWLEYSISKNAVFCRSCYLFKLEIPDQAGNDNFTSKGFHNWKKKCRLRVHVGGPNSAHNQALLHCEALMNQNQHIQTIVHKQSDQARIDYRTRLNASLDCIRFLLRQGLAFRGHDESEDSSNKAACETTNAIMFDIGDDAFFSVLVDESRDISVKEQMVVVLRYVNTNGQVVERFVGIKHVPNTTAISLKEAIDQFFSINGLSISRLRGQGYDGASNMQGEFNGLKTLILKENESAFYIHCFAHQLQLALVAVAKNHIQIGSFFCLVNNVVTIVGASCKRRDMVRERQQTKVMEAIQDYELPSGQGLNQETSLKRASDTRWGSHYGTLVSLVNMFSSVIEVLEMIVDDGVSLDQRGEADILLNLLQSFDFVSSLFLMKEILGITNVLSHALQKKDLDIVSAMALVKACKQQLQAMRDNGWDAWLDKVSSFCGKHDIDIPDMNDIFVARGRSRRRVEKLTNLHHYRVDLFIDVIDKQLQ, encoded by the exons atgcaGGTTCGGTTTCGGGAAATCCCGAAATACACAAaatatttcgggaatcccgaacttagttatattatgttgttgaaagtctttttggttttatttaaaacAGTTATGGAGAGGTATTTTAAGAGAAAATCAACCGAAGATAACATCTCACCCTCTACAACGGATATTCCTGAAAGTTCAAATGAAAATAACATAGAAAGTATACTGGCAAATCTTCCAGGAGATCCTGGGCTTCGACTCCGGATATCAGAATATGATCCAAATATTAGAGATCAGGTTCGAAGAGCTTATTTACAAAGGGAATTGGTTCAACCTCGAACCCATCAATTTCCATATACTTCATTTGCAGGAGTACAACGCCGTTTCAATCCGAAATGGTTCGATGACTTTCCTACTTGGTTGGAGTATAGCATATCCAAAAATGCTGTTTTTTGTCGAAGTTGTTATCTCTTCAAGCTAGAGATTCCAGACCAAGCAGGTAATGACAATTTTACTAGTAAAGGttttcataattggaagaaaaaatgtCGACTTCGAGTTCATGTTGGAGGCCCTAATAGTGCTCACAACCAAGCTTTACTTCATTGTGAAGCTTTAATGAATCAGAATCAACATATTCAAACAATTGTTCACAAGCAGTCGGATCAAGCACGTATTGATTATCGCACTCGTTTGAATGCATCACTTGATTGCATTCGCTTTTTATTGCGACAAGGTCTTGCTTTTCGCGGTCATGATGAAAGTGAAGATTCAAGCAATAAGG CAGCATGTGAAACCACTAATGCTATCATGTTTGATATTGGTGATGAtgctttcttttctgttttggttgatgaatcgcgTGATATATCAGTCAAGGAGCAAATGGTAGTTGTACTTCGCTATGTGAATACCAACGGACAAGTAGTTGAAAGATTTGTGGGCATAAAGCATGTTCCTAATACCACTGCTATTTCACTTAAAGAGGCAATTGATCAATTCTTCTCTATAAACGGATTAAGCATATCTAGATTGCGTGGACAAGGTTATGATGGGGCTAGCAATATGCAAGGTGAGTTTAATGGCCTTAAGACActtattttgaaagaaaatgaaagtgCATTTTATATTCATTGCTTTGCACATCAACTTCAACTTGCTCTTGTAGCCGTGGcgaaaaatcatattcaaattggCTCTTTTTTCTGCTTGGTTAATAATGTCGTTACTATTGTCGGAGCATCATGTAAACGTCGAGACATGGTTAGAGAAAGACAACAAACCAAAGTTATGGAAGCTATTCAAGATTATGAGCTTCCAAGTGGGCAAGGCTTGAACCAAGAAACTAGTCTTAAACGTGCAAGTGATACACGTTGGGGCTCACACTATGGTACCTTGGTAAGCTTGGTTAATATGTTTTCTTCTGTAATTGAGGTGCTTGAGATGATTGTAGATGATGGTGTAAGTCTTGATCAAAGAGGTGAAGCGGATATTTTGTTGAATCTTTTGCAATCTTTTGATTTTGTCTCTAGTCTCTTtttgatgaaagaaatattggGAATCACAAATGTGTTGTCACATGCATTGCAAAAGAAAGATCTCGATATAGTGAGTGCTATGGCTTTAGTCAAAGCATGTAAGCAACAACTACAAGCGATGAGGGATAATGGATGGGATGCTTGGCTTGATaaagtttcttctttttgtggCAAGCATGATATTGATATTCCTGATATGAATGACATCTTTGTAGCTCGAGGGAGGTCACGACGTAGAGTTGAAAAATTGACAAACCTTCATCACTACCGTGTTGATCTCTTTATTGATGTTATTGATAAGCAACTTCAATAG
- the LOC126590798 gene encoding uncharacterized protein LOC126590798 isoform X3, with product MQVRFREIPKYTKYFGNPELSYIMLLKVFLVLFKTVMERYFKRKSTEDNISPSTTDIPESSNENNIESILANLPGDPGLRLRISEYDPNIRDQVRRAYLQRELVQPRTHQFPYTSFAGVQRRFNPKWFDDFPTWLEYSISKNAVFCRSCYLFKLEIPDQAGNDNFTSKGFHNWKKKCRLRVHVGGPNSAHNQALLHCEALMNQNQHIQTIVHKQSDQARIDYRTRLNASLDCIRFLLRQGLAFRGHDESEDSSNKGNFLELLKFLADHNEGIKDVVFKNAPENLKLTSPDIQKDLVYAAACETTNAIMFDIGDDAFFSVLVDESRDISVKEQMVVVLRYVNTNGQVVERFVGIKHVPNTTAISLKEAIDQFFSINGLSISRLRGQGYDGASNMQARGRSRRRVEKLTNLHHYRVDLFIDVIDKQLQ from the exons atgcaGGTTCGGTTTCGGGAAATCCCGAAATACACAAaatatttcgggaatcccgaacttagttatattatgttgttgaaagtctttttggttttatttaaaacAGTTATGGAGAGGTATTTTAAGAGAAAATCAACCGAAGATAACATCTCACCCTCTACAACGGATATTCCTGAAAGTTCAAATGAAAATAACATAGAAAGTATACTGGCAAATCTTCCAGGAGATCCTGGGCTTCGACTCCGGATATCAGAATATGATCCAAATATTAGAGATCAGGTTCGAAGAGCTTATTTACAAAGGGAATTGGTTCAACCTCGAACCCATCAATTTCCATATACTTCATTTGCAGGAGTACAACGCCGTTTCAATCCGAAATGGTTCGATGACTTTCCTACTTGGTTGGAGTATAGCATATCCAAAAATGCTGTTTTTTGTCGAAGTTGTTATCTCTTCAAGCTAGAGATTCCAGACCAAGCAGGTAATGACAATTTTACTAGTAAAGGttttcataattggaagaaaaaatgtCGACTTCGAGTTCATGTTGGAGGCCCTAATAGTGCTCACAACCAAGCTTTACTTCATTGTGAAGCTTTAATGAATCAGAATCAACATATTCAAACAATTGTTCACAAGCAGTCGGATCAAGCACGTATTGATTATCGCACTCGTTTGAATGCATCACTTGATTGCATTCGCTTTTTATTGCGACAAGGTCTTGCTTTTCGCGGTCATGATGAAAGTGAAGATTCAAGCAATAAGGGTAATTTTCTTGAGCTTTTGAAGTTTCTCGCAGATCATAATGAGGGTATTAAAGATGTGGTGTTTAAAAATGCTCCTGAAAATCTCAAGTTAACATCACCTGATATTCAAAAAGATCTTGTGTATGCAGCAGCATGTGAAACCACTAATGCTATCATGTTTGATATTGGTGATGAtgctttcttttctgttttggttgatgaatcgcgTGATATATCAGTCAAGGAGCAAATGGTAGTTGTACTTCGCTATGTGAATACCAACGGACAAGTAGTTGAAAGATTTGTGGGCATAAAGCATGTTCCTAATACCACTGCTATTTCACTTAAAGAGGCAATTGATCAATTCTTCTCTATAAACGGATTAAGCATATCTAGATTGCGTGGACAAGGTTATGATGGGGCTAGCAATATGCAAG CTCGAGGGAGGTCACGACGTAGAGTTGAAAAATTGACAAACCTTCATCACTACCGTGTTGATCTCTTTATTGATGTTATTGATAAGCAACTTCAATAG